Sequence from the Herbaspirillum sp. meg3 genome:
CCGCCAAGCACCAGCGGGCGCACCAGATTGACGGCCGCGCTCAGCGGCAGAAATTGCGATATCAGCTGCAGCCACGACGGTAGCTGCGCAACCGGATAATACACGCCCGACAGGAAAACCATTGGCGTCAGAATCAGTGTGAAATAGTAGGTGAAGAAATCATAGCCGCGCGCGAGTGCATTCATGATCAGACCCAGCGCCGCGAAGGTCATGCCGGCGAAGAACAGTACCGGCAACACCAACAGCACTTGCACATGCAGGCCGATGCCCAGCGCGAACATCACGCAGAGAATGGCGACGCCGCTGAACAACGATTTGGTGGCGCTCCAGAGTAGCTCTGCCAATACGATATCGTCCAGCGCCAACGGGGCGTTCATCAGCGCATCCCAGGTGCGCTGCACGCTCATGCGCGAGTAAGCGGAATACAAGGCCTCGAACGACGACGCCATCATGACCGACATGCAGATCGATCCCGATGCCAGATAGTGGATGTAAGGAATGCCATCGACTTCCTTGAGCATGCTGCCGAGGCCGTAGCCGAAGGCGATCAGCGTAATCAGCGGATCGGCAATGTTGCCCAGCACACTGGCGACCAGGAGTTTTTTCCAGACCAGAAAATTGCGCCGCCAGATCGGATAGAAGCGCAGCGAGAATGCGGGAATGGCGTAGAGGCTTGTCATGGGGGGGTCTTTCTCGATGTTCTCAATCGCGCATCTCGCGGCCGGTCAGCTTCAGGAAAAGATCTTCCAGATTGGCCGGCCGATGCAGATAGCGCAGGCCCTGCGCATGCTGCAGAGTGGCCAGCAATGGCCGCACGTCGTTGGTGTAGCAAAACACCGTTTCACCGCTGTATTCGACGCGAGAGGCGTTGCCGTGACCGTGTTGCTCGGCCCAGGACCTGGCATTTTCGCCGTAGACCTCCAACACTTCGGATTCGATATGCTGTGCGATCAGGCTTTGCGGCGAGCCCTCGGCAATCATCTTGCCGTGATCGATCACCGCGAGACGATCGCACAGGCGCTCGGCCTCATCCATGAAGTGCGTTGTCAACAAGATCGTCTTGCCGCGCGCGAGCAGGCTCTTGAGGCGCTCCCAGATCATGTGCCGTGCCTGCGGATCCAGACCGGTGGTCGGCTCATCCATGAAGAGCAGATCGGGATCATTGACCAGCGCCCGCGCCAGCGTCAGACGACGCTTCATGCCGCCGGACAGCTCGCCGATGCGCGCATCTTTCTTCGCAGACAGGTTGGCGAATTCGAGCAGCTCCGGAATCCGTGAACGTGTCACTTCGTCGGCGATACCAAAATAACGCGCAAAGACCAGCAGATTCTCTTGCACAGTAAAATCCGGATCGAGATTGTCGGCCTGCGGTACAACGCCGACACGCATGCGCGCAATGCGCGCGTGATCGGGGATGCGCTGACCGCCCAGCAGAATCTCTCCGCTGTCAGGCGTAGACAAACCGAGGCATAGACGCAGCGTCGTGGTCTTGCCCGCCCCATTGGGACCGAGCAGGCCATAGCATTCACCACGACGCAGTGTAAAACTGAGGTCGTTGATGATCGCGGCGCGTTCCGCGCCGGCGCCAAAGGCTTTATGTAAATTTCGGACTGAAAGTATGGATGTCTCTGTTGTTTCTGCCATGTTGTCCTTGTGGTCGACGCTGTCACGTTTTTTGCGGCTCAATTCAGCTGACTGGTTCGTGCCTTATGACTGCATGTCTCTGATACTCGCACAATTGCACAATTGCTTGCACGGCACGCGGCGATCTTTACCTCAGACTCTTCGACCATCTGCAGCTTTGGTCGTTTCATGCAGGGCCGACCTTACAAGCTATCGGCATTGTGTGGCCCGGAAATGCAAAAAGCCAGGCAGAGCCTGGCTTTTTCTTCATCGTGCTTGACGCGATGTCTGCATGCAGCGGAGATTACTCAACGCTTGGCGCTTCTTCGGAGACGTCTGGACGATCGACCAGTTCAACGAAAGCCATCGGTGCGTTGTCGCCGACGCGGAAACCCATTTTCAGGATGCGCAGGTAGCCGCCGTTACGAGTAGCGTAGCGTGGGCCCAGTTCGGAGAACAGCTTGCCGACGATTTCACGGTCGCGCAGGCGGGAAAATGCCAGACGCTTGTTAGCCAGTGTATCGGTCTTGCCCAGAGTCAGGATAGGCTCGACAACGCGGCGCAGTTCCTTGGCTTTTGGCAGAGTTGTCTTGATAGCTTCGTGGCGCAGCAGGGATACTGTCATGTTGCGCAGCATTGCCAGACGGTGCGAGGAAGTACGATTCAGTTTACGGAGACCGTGACGGTGACGCATGATATTTCCTTTCAGATTACAGTTTTAATCCAGCTCTTCTATCGGCAGTGTCTAGTTGCCGCGGACCGGTATCGATTAGGTTATTGCCTGTTGCCAGGACTTGTTGCTTCTACTACGGTGCTGCTTGATTCTTTACTGACCTGCTTTGTCTGGCGAGCGATCTCTCAACCGCTCGCCATCATTGCAAAAATTACTTTTCCAGGCCGGCTGGCGGCCAGTTTTCCAGCTTCATGCCCAGGGTCAGACCACGGGATGCCAGAACTTCCTTGATTTCGTTCAGGGACTTGCGGCCAAGATTCGGTGTCTTCAGCAGTTCATTTTCGCTACGTTGGATCAGATCGCCAATGTAGTAAATGTTTTCGGCCTTCAGGCAGTTTGCCGAACGGACAGTCAGTTCCAGATCGTCGACCGGACGCAGCAGGATAGGATCAACTTGCGGTGCGCGCGATGGAGCTTCGGCAGTCGCTTCGGTGCCTTCCAGGGCGGCGAACACGTTCAGTTGATCAACCAGGACGCGCGCCGATTGACGGATCGCTTCTTCCGGTGTGATCACACCGTTGGTTTCAATGTTGATGACCAGCTTGTCCAGGTCGGTACGTTGTTCCACACGCGCCGATTCAACAGCGTAGGAAACACGGCGCACTGGCGAGAACGATGCGTCCAGAATGATGCGACCAATGGTCTTGTTTGCATCTTCGGACAGGCGACGAACGTTACCCGGCACATAGCCACGGCCCTTTTCAACCTTGATCTGCATGTCCAGCTTGCCGCCTGCTGTCAGGTTGGCAATTACGTGATCAGGATTGATCAGCTCAACATCGTGCGGCAGATCGATATCCGATGCCAGCACCACGCCTTCGCCTTCTTTCTTCAGGGTCAGAGTGACTTCGTCGCGGTTATGCAACTTGAAGACCACGCCCTTCAGGTTCAACAGGATATCAACGACGTCTTCTTGCACGCCGTCGAGGGAAGAATATTCATGTACGACGCCGGCGATGGTGACTTCGGTTGGGGCATAACCGATCATCGACGACAGCAGAACGCGGCGCAGCGCGTTGCCCAAAGTGTGGCCATAACCACGTTCGAACGGCTCCATCACGACTTTTGCGTGACCGGCGCCGAGCGCTTCAACTTCGATAATACGTGGCTTCAACAAACTATTTTGCATGAAATGTCCTTTTCAATACCCTCGGTTCGTTACACCGATAAGGCTGATGGCATGTCGGAAAAATGCCCACCGAGAGGTGGGCACGAGGAAAATCAGGGTGCGGATTAACGCGAATACAATTCGACGATCAGCGATTCGTTGACGTCGTTAGCGATTTCGTTACGGTCTGGGGAAGTCTTGTAAGTACCTTCGAGCTTCTTCGCATCGACGGAAACCCACGATGGGAAACCGGATTGCTCAGCCAGCGACAGCGCTTCAGCGATACGCACTTGCTTCTTGGCCTTTTCGCGAACGGCAACAACGTCGCCGGCCTTGACTTGGTACGAAGCGATGTTGACGACGATACCGTTGACAGTCAGCGCCTTGTGGGACACCAGCTGACGCGCTTCAGCGCGGGTCGAGCCGAAGCCCATACGATAAACGACGTTGTCCAGACGCGCTTCCAGCAACTTCAGCAGTGTTTCGCCGGTGTTGCCCTTGCGACGGTCCGCTTCAGCGAAGTAGCGACGGAATTGGCGCTCGAGCACGCCGTAGATACGCTTGACCTTTTGCTTTTCGCGCAATTGGTTGCCGTAGTCCGAAGTGCGAGCACCCGAAGTGCGACCGTGTTGACCTGGCTTGGAATCCAGTTTGCACTTGGAATCCAGCGAGCGGCGTGCGCTCTTCAGGAACAGGTCGGTGCCTTCGCGGCGGGAAAGTTTTGCTTTTGGTCCGATATAACGTGCCACGGTATTTCCTTTATTAAATGACGTTCCAAGACCATCGCTGGCCTGAACGCTAGTTTGATCTGCGTGCTATCAAACAGTGGGCTTAAGAACAAAACCCGCCAAGGTCATTGGCGGGTGATTTCCGACGCTTTCGCGTATTCTGCGAAAGCGCAAGATTATACTACAGATTAGATACGACGACGCTTTGGTGGGCGGCAGCCGTTGTGCGGGACCGGAGTCACGTCCTGGATCTGGGTGATCTTGATACCCAGATTGTTCAGTGCGCGGACAGCCGATTCACGACCTGGGCCTGGGCCCTTGATGCGAACTTCCAGATTCTTGATACCGCATTCGATTGCAACCTTGCCGGCAGCTTCAGCAGCAACCTGGGCAGCAAACGGAGTCGATTTACGCGAACCCTTGAAACCGGCACCACCCGAAGTCGCCCAAGACAAAGCATTACCTTGGCGATCAGTGATCGTGATGATGGTATTGTTGAACGAAGCGTGAACGTGAGCGATACCTTCTGCGACGTTCTTCTTAACTTTCTTGCGCACGCGTGCTGCTGCGGCGTTATTTGGGGCTTTTGCCATAATTATTTCCTTGATTCCGAACCGACTAGCAGTTACAGAGACGCTAGGGGATTATTTCTTCAACGATTGAGCGGCCTTGCGCGGACCCTTGCGAGTACGTGCATTGGTGCGGGTACGTTGGCCACGGCAAGGCAGACCCTTACGGTGACGCATACCACGGTAGCAGCCCAGATCCATCAAACGCTTGATGTTCATGGACAGTTCACGACGCAGGTCACCTTCGACGACGAATTTTGCAATTTCGTCACGAAGCTTTTCCAGCTCGTTATCGTCCAGATCCTTGACCTTTTTGTTGGTCGGAACACCCGTAGCGACGCAGATTTCTTCTGCGCGTGGGCGGCCAACACCGTAGATGGCTGTCAGGCCGATAACAGTGTGCTGATGGTTGGGGATATTCACCCCTGCAATACGTGCCATGCGTTATTCCTCGATCAATAACGTTAAATTAACCTTGGCGCTGTTTATGACGCGGTTCTGTGCAGATAACACGAACTACGCCTTTGCGCTTGATGATTTTGCAGTTGCGGCAGATCCGCTTGACTGATGCGAGCACTTTCATTGTGGCCCTCTTTCTTTCAATACTAGGTTCGTTTTACTTACTTGGTACGGAACACAATGCGTGCCCGGCTCAAATCATAAGGAGTCAGTTCCACTGTCACCTTATCTCCTGGGAGGATGCGAATATAGTTCATCCGCATTTTCCCGGAAATATGGCCGAGTACAACATGTCCGTTTTCCAACTTAACTCTGAATGTCGCATTAGGCAGATTCTCCAGAATCTCGCCTTGCATCTGAATAACGTCGTCTTTTGCCATTCCGTCGTCTGTTCCTTTGGGCGCTACCCTTCACCTATCGTGAAGTCATACCGCCCTTGAAATTTGCCTTACGAAGCAACGATTCATACTGCTGTGACATTACATAATTCTGAACCTGCGCCATGAAATCCATGGTGACGACCACAATAATCAGAAGCGAAGTTCCACCGAAGTAGAAAGGCACCTTCCAACGTGCGATCAAGAATTCCGGCAACAAGCAAACCAGTGTGATGTACACCGCACCAGCCAACGTCAAGCGCATCAAGATCTTGTCGATGTAGCGTGCTGTTTGATCACCGGGACGAATACCAGGAACAAATGCACCGCTCTTTTTCAGGTTATCTGCAGTTTCTTTGCTGTTGAATACCAACGCAGTGTAGAAAAAACAGAAGAAAACAATTGCGATCGCATACAGCAGCGCGTGAATCGGTTCACCTGGCGCCATCGATGCCGCCAAATCCTTCAGAAAGCGAATGAAAGGATTCGATGTATCGCCGGAAGTGAACCAGCTCGTGATCGTTGCCGGGAACAAGATGATCGACGAAGCAAAAATAGGAGGAATCACACCAGCCATATTCAGCTTCAGCGGCAAATGACTGCTTTGACCGCCGTAAATCTTGTTGCCAACCTGACGCTTCGCATAGTTCACCAGGATCTTGCGCTGGCCGCGTTCAATGAACACCACCAGGAACGTCACCAGAGCGACAATCAGGCAGATCAGAATTGCTGACAATGCGTTCATCGAGCCTGTACGAACCAGCTCAAACAAACCGCCCAATGCGTTCGGCAAACCAGCTGCGATACCGGCAAAGATAATGATCGAAATACCATTACCCAGACCACGCTCTGTAATTTGCTCACCCAACCACATCAGGAACATCGTACCGGTCACCAGCGTCACAACCGTTGTCAGGCGGAACGCCAGACCCGGATCCAACACAAGACCAGCTTGCGATTCCAATGCGACAGCAATACCCAGCGCCTGAAACGTTGCCAGCACCAGGGTGCCGTAGCGGGTGTACTGAGTAATCTTGCGACGACCAGCTTCACCTTCTTTTTTCAACGCTTCAAGCTGCGGCGATACCACCGACAGCAACTGCATTATGATCGACGCCGAAATGTACGGCATGATCCCAAGAGCGAAAATTGTGAAACGCGACAGGGCACCACCGGAGAACATGTTGAACATGCCCAGAATGCCACCCTGGTTTTGCTTAAACAATTGCGCCAACTGCGTCGGGTCAATCCCTGGGACAGGAATATGAGCACCGATGCGATATACAACTAATGCTGCCAGCAAAAACCACAAACGGCTCCAAGGGAAACCTTTTGCAGCGCCTTTAGCAAGTTGGGGTGTAGTCGCCAATTAATGCTCCGCGTCAACTGTCAGATTAAGCTACCGAACCACCGGCAGCTTCAATAGCTGCTTTAGCGCCCTTGGTAGCAATCAGACCTTTGACTGTTACTTTTTTGGTCAGCTCGCCCGACAAAATGATGCGGACAACCTTGGCCAGTTCGCCAATAACACCGGCTTGCTTCAATGCCAGGATATCGATTTCAGTAACTGGCAGGCTTTCCAGGTCGGACAAACGAACTTCAGCCTTGTACGGCGTTGCCAGCGACTTGAAGCCACGCTTTGGCAGACGGCGTTGCAGAGGCATCTGACCGCCTTCGAAACCGACTTTATGGAAACCGCCCGAACGCGATTTTTGACCCTTGTGACCACGGCCGGCTGTCTTACCCAAGCCAGAACCGATACCACGACCGACGCGACGCTTATAGTGCTTAGCGCCTTCTGCGGGTTGGATTGTGTTTAATTCCATGATTTGCTCCGTTCGCAAGCCGAGGGCTTACGAAACCACTTTCACAAGATAGGACACTTTGTTGATCATGCCGCGAACCGATGGAGTGTCTTGCAATTCGGAAACCGAATTCACGCGACGCAGTCCCAGACCGCGCACTGTTGCACGGTGGTCTTGGCGAGTACCGATCAGACCTTTGACCAGTTGCACTTTAATTGTGTTTGCCATCTGTTTCACCTTAGCCCAGGATGTCTTCAACAGACTTGCCGCGCTTGGCTGCAATTTCTGCTGGAGTGTTCATTTTGGACAAACCGTCGAGTGTTGCACGGACCATGTTGTAAGGATTGGTAGAACCATTCGACTTAGCAACGACGTTAGTCACGCCCATCACTTCGAAAATTGCGCGCATTGGACCACCGGCGATCACGCCAGTACCGTCTTTAGCTGGCGACATCAGAACTGACGATGCGCCGTGCTTGCCGGTCACTGTGTGTTGCAGAGTACCGTTCTTCAAGGTGACCTTGATCATCTTGCGACGGGCCTCTTCCATTGCCTTCTGCACTGCAACAGGCACTTCCTTCGACTTGCCCTTGCCCATGCCGATGCGGCCATCGCCGTCACCAACAACTGCCAGCGCTGCGAAACCCATGATACGACCACCCTTCACCACCTTGGTGACACGGTTGACCGCGATCATTTTTTCGCGCATGCCGTCATCAGGCTTGTCGCTTTGCGTTTTGGATTGCATTTTTGCCATGATGATTTTCCTTAGAACTTCAGGCCGGCTTCACGCGCAGCTTCAGCCAGCGCTTTGACGCGACCGTGATAACGGAAACCGGAGCGGTCAAACGCTACTTCGGTGACTCCAGCTTTCAGTGCCTTCTCGGCGACGCGCTTGCCTACCAGTGTCGCAGCAGCAGCGTTGCCGCCTTTGCCGGATTGGCCAGCCAGTTGTTGGCGAACTTCCGCTTCCAACGTCGATGCCGAAGCCAGTACATTTGCGTCGGGGCCGATGATGCTCGCGTAGATGTGCGTGTTGGTACGATGCACGGCCAGGCGATTGACCTTTAATTCTGCGATCTTGGCACGGGTTTGAGTCGCGCGGCGCAGACGTGATTGTTTCTTGTCCATCGTCAACCCCTATTACTTCTTCTTGGTTTCTTTGAGTACAACCACTTCATCCGAATAACGAACGCCCTTGCCCTTGTAAGGCTCTGGCTGACGATATGCACGGATTTCAGCGGCGACCTGGCCAACTACTTGGCGGTCGATACCCTTGATTAAGATCTCGGTTTGAGTCGGGGTTTCACACTTGATGCCTTGTGGCATCTGGTGAACGACTGGGTGCGAAAAGCCCAGCGACAGATTCAGCTTGTCGCCTTGTGCTTGAGCGCGGAAACCCACACCAACCAAGTTCAGCTTCTTTTCGAAACCCTTCGTGACACCGTTGACCATGTTATTGACCAACGCACGCAGGGTACCGGACATCGCATTTGCTTCACGGCTGTCATTTGCAGCCTCGAAGTTCAGCGTGCCATTGTTGTTTGCAACCTTCACCAGGCCAGTCAATGGCTGGGAAAGCGAGCCCAACGGGCCTTTTACTGTGATTTGCGCTGCAGTAATGGTCGCTTCCGCGCCACTCGGCAGTGCAATCGGCATTTTACCAACACGAGACATATTGCACTCCTTAGGCCACGTAGCAAATCACTTCACCACCGACACCGGTAGCGCGCGCTTTGCGATCTGTCATGACGCCACGTGGAGTGGAAACGATTGCCACACCCAGGCCGTTCATCACGTTAGGAATCTCGTCTTTGCCTTTGTAAATACGCAGGCCAGGACGGGACACGCGCTCGAGGCGCTCGATAACTGGACGACCGGCGTAGTACTTCAGGCCGATTTTCAGTTCTGCTTTTCCGCCGGCTTCAGCCACGGCGAAATCTTCGATATAGCCCTCGTCCTTGAGGACGTTTGCAATTGCGATTTTGACTTTGGACGACGGCATTGCTACGGTCGTCTTTTGCACAACTTGCGCATTGCGGATACGGGTCAGCATATCGGCGATAGGATCGCTCATACTCATTGCTTGTTCTCCTATTACCAGCTGGCTTTAGTCAAACCCGGGATCTCACCACGCATGGCGATTTCACGGACCTTAATACGGCCCAAACCGAATTTACGGAATGTGCCACGTGGACGACCTGTCAATGCGCAACGGTTACGTTGGCGGGTCGGAGCAGAGTTACGCGGCAGCGCTTGCAACTTCAGGCGCGCTTCGTAACGTTCTTCTTCCGACTTGGATTGGTCGTCGATGATAGCCTTCAACTCAGCGCGCTTGCCGGCGTATTTCTTTACCAGATCTGCACGCTTTTGTTCACGGTTAATCAGTGCCAGTTTTGCCATGGCAGCCTCAGTTTCTGAACGGAAATTTAAATGCGGCGAGGAGCGATTTCGCTTCGTCGTCGGTCTTCGCGGTAGTCGTGATGCTGATATTCAAGCCACGCAGCGCATCGATTTTGTCGTATTCAATTTCGGGGAAAATGATCTGCTCTTTCACACCGATATTGTAGTTACCACGACCATCGAAAGCACGACCGGACACACCGCGGAAGTCACGTACACGTGGCAGAGCCACAGTGATGAAGCGATCCAGGAACTCATACATTTGAGCGCCACGCAGGGTCACCATGCAACCAATCGGGTAGCCTTCACGGATTTTGAAGCCCGCAATCGCCTTACGCGCCTTGGTCACGACCGGCTTTTGACCTGCAATCTTGGTCAAATCGCCGACAGCGTGCTCGATGATTTTCTTATCCGCAACAGCTTCCGACAGACCCATGTTCAATGTGATCTTCAGAATGCGCGGAACTTCCATTACCGACTTATAAGCGTACTTAGCAGTCAAGTCGGCAACGACTTTTTCTTTATAGAACTCTTGGAGACGTGCCATGATCTATTAAACCTTAACAACTTCGCCGCTGGATTTGTAAGCACGGACTTTCTTACCGTCCACGCTCTTGAAACCCACGCGATCTGCCTTGCCGGACGCTGCATTAAACAATGCAATGTTCGACACATGAATTGGCATCAGCTTATCGACGATGCCGCCAGTTGCACCAGTCATTGGATTAGGCTTAGTCGCTTTTTTAGCAACGTTGATGCCTTCAACAACAACGTAATCAGCGCTGACACGCTGAGTTACCACACCGCGCTTACCTTTATCTTTACCGGTCAGCACGATGACTTCATCGTTCTTACGAATCTTTCCCATGACCACTCCTTACAGAACTTCAGGCGCCAGAGAGACGATCTTCATGAAGCGCTCTGTACGCAGCTCACGAGTAACTGGCCCGAAAATACGGGTACCGATTGGTTCCAGCTTGGCATTCAGCAGGACAGCAGCATTGCCGTCGAACTTGACCAGGGAACCATCCTGACGACGCACGCCCTTAGCGGTACGAACGACGACAGCGTTATAAATTTCACCTTTTTTGACGCGACCACGAGGAGCTGCGCTCTTCACGGTAACTTTAATCACGTCGCCGATGCCTGCGTAACGGCGCTTGGAACCACCCAAGACTTTGATGCACAAAACTTCGCGCGCACCAGTGTTGTCGGCCACTTCGAGCCGGCTTTCAGTTTGAATCATGATATTTTCTTTCCCAACTTAATCCGCTCAAATCACACAATGTGAGTTGCGGTCAGTCTTGGTCCTGTTAGCAAGCGAACTCGCTAGTTAGGGGACGATTAAGCTACGTAACTGCATCTTGCCTCTTACCCTCGCCAAACACCAAGAAGCAAAAGAAGAGCTGAGCATTATGGCACCATAATGCTCAGTCTGCAAGCCTTACTTATACAATCTGTGCCACTTGTACAACGCGTGTCACGCTCCAAGCTTTGGTCTTGGAGATTGGACGACCTTCCTGGATCTCGACGGTATCGCCAGTCTTCGCTTGATTCGACTCATCATGAGCGTGGTACTTGTTGGTACGCACGATGATTTTGCCGTACAGCGGATGTTTGACGTGACGCTCGATCAGAACGGTAACAGTCTTATCCATCTTGTCGGACACAACCTTGCCAATCAGCGTGCGCTTGAGCGCTTGTTTCACTTGATCGTTCATTGTTGACCCTTCGAATTGATGACTGTTTTCACACGTGCGATATCGCGACGTACTTTCTTCAGTTGCGCGGTATTGTTCAGTTGCTGCGTAGCCACTTGCATGCGCAAGCTGAATTGAGCCTTCAACAGCTCATTCAGTTCTTTGGCCAGAGCCGCTTCGTCTTTACCACGGAGTTCAGATGCTTTCATATTCCGCTCCTATTATTGACCGACTTGACGAACAACAAAAGTCGTCGACAGTGGCAATTTGGCTGCTGCCAAGCGGAACGCTTCACGCGCCAGAGCTTCGTCAACACCATCCATCTCGTACAGCATCTTACCTGGCTGAATTTCAGCCACGTAGTACTCTGGATTACCCTTACCGTTACCCATACGCACTTCAGCAGGCTTTTGGGAAATCGGCTTGTCCGGGAAAACGCGGATCCAGATACGACCGCCACGTTTGATGTGACGGGTCATAGCGCGACGAGCGGCTTCGATCTGACGTGCCGTGATACGACCACGACCAACTGCTTTCAGA
This genomic interval carries:
- the rpmJ gene encoding 50S ribosomal protein L36, producing MKVLASVKRICRNCKIIKRKGVVRVICTEPRHKQRQG
- the rplR gene encoding 50S ribosomal protein L18 gives rise to the protein MDKKQSRLRRATQTRAKIAELKVNRLAVHRTNTHIYASIIGPDANVLASASTLEAEVRQQLAGQSGKGGNAAAATLVGKRVAEKALKAGVTEVAFDRSGFRYHGRVKALAEAAREAGLKF
- the secY gene encoding preprotein translocase subunit SecY, which translates into the protein MATTPQLAKGAAKGFPWSRLWFLLAALVVYRIGAHIPVPGIDPTQLAQLFKQNQGGILGMFNMFSGGALSRFTIFALGIMPYISASIIMQLLSVVSPQLEALKKEGEAGRRKITQYTRYGTLVLATFQALGIAVALESQAGLVLDPGLAFRLTTVVTLVTGTMFLMWLGEQITERGLGNGISIIIFAGIAAGLPNALGGLFELVRTGSMNALSAILICLIVALVTFLVVFIERGQRKILVNYAKRQVGNKIYGGQSSHLPLKLNMAGVIPPIFASSIILFPATITSWFTSGDTSNPFIRFLKDLAASMAPGEPIHALLYAIAIVFFCFFYTALVFNSKETADNLKKSGAFVPGIRPGDQTARYIDKILMRLTLAGAVYITLVCLLPEFLIARWKVPFYFGGTSLLIIVVVTMDFMAQVQNYVMSQQYESLLRKANFKGGMTSR
- the rpsK gene encoding 30S ribosomal protein S11, whose product is MAKAPNNAAAARVRKKVKKNVAEGIAHVHASFNNTIITITDRQGNALSWATSGGAGFKGSRKSTPFAAQVAAEAAGKVAIECGIKNLEVRIKGPGPGRESAVRALNNLGIKITQIQDVTPVPHNGCRPPKRRRI
- the rplF gene encoding 50S ribosomal protein L6, giving the protein MSRVGKMPIALPSGAEATITAAQITVKGPLGSLSQPLTGLVKVANNNGTLNFEAANDSREANAMSGTLRALVNNMVNGVTKGFEKKLNLVGVGFRAQAQGDKLNLSLGFSHPVVHQMPQGIKCETPTQTEILIKGIDRQVVGQVAAEIRAYRQPEPYKGKGVRYSDEVVVLKETKKK
- the rpoA gene encoding DNA-directed RNA polymerase subunit alpha, whose product is MQNSLLKPRIIEVEALGAGHAKVVMEPFERGYGHTLGNALRRVLLSSMIGYAPTEVTIAGVVHEYSSLDGVQEDVVDILLNLKGVVFKLHNRDEVTLTLKKEGEGVVLASDIDLPHDVELINPDHVIANLTAGGKLDMQIKVEKGRGYVPGNVRRLSEDANKTIGRIILDASFSPVRRVSYAVESARVEQRTDLDKLVINIETNGVITPEEAIRQSARVLVDQLNVFAALEGTEATAEAPSRAPQVDPILLRPVDDLELTVRSANCLKAENIYYIGDLIQRSENELLKTPNLGRKSLNEIKEVLASRGLTLGMKLENWPPAGLEK
- the rpsE gene encoding 30S ribosomal protein S5; protein product: MAKMQSKTQSDKPDDGMREKMIAVNRVTKVVKGGRIMGFAALAVVGDGDGRIGMGKGKSKEVPVAVQKAMEEARRKMIKVTLKNGTLQHTVTGKHGASSVLMSPAKDGTGVIAGGPMRAIFEVMGVTNVVAKSNGSTNPYNMVRATLDGLSKMNTPAEIAAKRGKSVEDILG
- the rpsH gene encoding 30S ribosomal protein S8, whose protein sequence is MSMSDPIADMLTRIRNAQVVQKTTVAMPSSKVKIAIANVLKDEGYIEDFAVAEAGGKAELKIGLKYYAGRPVIERLERVSRPGLRIYKGKDEIPNVMNGLGVAIVSTPRGVMTDRKARATGVGGEVICYVA
- the rplQ gene encoding 50S ribosomal protein L17 — encoded protein: MRHRHGLRKLNRTSSHRLAMLRNMTVSLLRHEAIKTTLPKAKELRRVVEPILTLGKTDTLANKRLAFSRLRDREIVGKLFSELGPRYATRNGGYLRILKMGFRVGDNAPMAFVELVDRPDVSEEAPSVE
- the rplO gene encoding 50S ribosomal protein L15, which codes for MELNTIQPAEGAKHYKRRVGRGIGSGLGKTAGRGHKGQKSRSGGFHKVGFEGGQMPLQRRLPKRGFKSLATPYKAEVRLSDLESLPVTEIDILALKQAGVIGELAKVVRIILSGELTKKVTVKGLIATKGAKAAIEAAGGSVA
- a CDS encoding ATP-binding cassette domain-containing protein, translating into MAETTETSILSVRNLHKAFGAGAERAAIINDLSFTLRRGECYGLLGPNGAGKTTTLRLCLGLSTPDSGEILLGGQRIPDHARIARMRVGVVPQADNLDPDFTVQENLLVFARYFGIADEVTRSRIPELLEFANLSAKKDARIGELSGGMKRRLTLARALVNDPDLLFMDEPTTGLDPQARHMIWERLKSLLARGKTILLTTHFMDEAERLCDRLAVIDHGKMIAEGSPQSLIAQHIESEVLEVYGENARSWAEQHGHGNASRVEYSGETVFCYTNDVRPLLATLQHAQGLRYLHRPANLEDLFLKLTGREMRD
- the infA gene encoding translation initiation factor IF-1 — protein: MAKDDVIQMQGEILENLPNATFRVKLENGHVVLGHISGKMRMNYIRILPGDKVTVELTPYDLSRARIVFRTK
- a CDS encoding ABC transporter permease, which gives rise to MTSLYAIPAFSLRFYPIWRRNFLVWKKLLVASVLGNIADPLITLIAFGYGLGSMLKEVDGIPYIHYLASGSICMSVMMASSFEALYSAYSRMSVQRTWDALMNAPLALDDIVLAELLWSATKSLFSGVAILCVMFALGIGLHVQVLLVLPVLFFAGMTFAALGLIMNALARGYDFFTYYFTLILTPMVFLSGVYYPVAQLPSWLQLISQFLPLSAAVNLVRPLVLGGWPQTPLLDLAILAVYCCGGFYVAMIFTRRRF
- the rpmD gene encoding 50S ribosomal protein L30 yields the protein MANTIKVQLVKGLIGTRQDHRATVRGLGLRRVNSVSELQDTPSVRGMINKVSYLVKVVS
- the rpsM gene encoding 30S ribosomal protein S13, with product MARIAGVNIPNHQHTVIGLTAIYGVGRPRAEEICVATGVPTNKKVKDLDDNELEKLRDEIAKFVVEGDLRRELSMNIKRLMDLGCYRGMRHRKGLPCRGQRTRTNARTRKGPRKAAQSLKK
- the rpsD gene encoding 30S ribosomal protein S4, with the protein product MARYIGPKAKLSRREGTDLFLKSARRSLDSKCKLDSKPGQHGRTSGARTSDYGNQLREKQKVKRIYGVLERQFRRYFAEADRRKGNTGETLLKLLEARLDNVVYRMGFGSTRAEARQLVSHKALTVNGIVVNIASYQVKAGDVVAVREKAKKQVRIAEALSLAEQSGFPSWVSVDAKKLEGTYKTSPDRNEIANDVNESLIVELYSR